atcacAAGTTGCTACACTCCAAAAATAAATTCACTAAGTGAAACACATGTCTTAGCAACATGAAATGGCACTTAATCATtgcatttttttatataaatactcTAAAGAGAATTGTTCATGAAAAAAGTTGTGAGAAAATGAATATGGAAGTGTCACAGTAAACTCTGCACAGCCAAGTAAATTTATTCCGCATCGAATTGATCAAGAAATTAATTCAAACACTTTGGTCTAGAAATTTGATGGCGTGTGCCCATTTGTCAGGCGCTAAATGAgcacctaagcctccaatatggcgggcaggaagtacAAACTTATTACGAGCTGGAAGTGCACCGCAAACTATATTGGTACAGGCAAAAAATAGATGTTCAGGGCCCATGCCTGAAATAGGCTCCTTGTGCAAGACTGAACGCATCCAAGGACAGGTCGGCtgcgttcaggaaaaccaggactacatgcggcctaaccagtggtccttaaagggactgctgcaggccactactaaaaaggtaagttttaaaaagttttaaaatatacctacctgaatgtggagctgggaggtgcATGAATGCTCCTTACTGCTCCACATTCAAACTACGGGCCGCTGCCAGCCACCTCTTGCCTCCCCCACCGATCGTGACCTCCACCCACCTCCCGCTCGCTTTCCTCTCGCCTTCCCTTATAAGCAGTTACCTGATGGCAAAAATCTGATGGCCGCAGCCGCCCAATATTCGAAACCCTTTCGTCGGCAAGCTGCCTGAGGCGCCCAGGTGTCCGCAGCTCGCTGGtgtcatttaaatgaggctcaagGCCCAATATCACGTGTGCCTCGGGAATATCTGTTCAGGCACAAAAAATTTCTACTCCAATGTATTTATTCAAATAATAGCGCTATTAATATTCAAGATAACAAATTGGTCCACTGTACGCACGTAATAtattttattcatttttatttattatatcaGCAAATATAAAGATTGTTCACTCTACACGTATAATGATGTACCTCAATTTTTAGTCACAATACTTATTGTATCCCTGTGTTCTGTCATAGCCAACATATTCGGAAGATGCTAAAGTCATGGTACTATGGTGGACTCTACATAAAGTTGCAAAGCTACATACATCATAGCAAAGAACAGTTGTGTTGGAATGAGCTATGGCTGCAATAATCCGAGTTCTGATGAATAAATATATGCTTCTGCAATACTGCTCTATGGTCCTGGAGCTATAGTTTCCATTTGCAATTGCAAGGCAGATTACATAGCACCAAAACATAAAAACTACATGCAAGACCCAACTTGTGACTTTGTTTCCGGCTGTATTGCCTCTTCGACTCAGGGAAAttaggccaattgtagtgtcctTGAGTGCTATTCAAGCTGAGAGCAGATAACTCAGTACAAAATGGGGATTAACACTTGGACCTTCTCATCTGTATGGCTTGGTTATTCACTGCTTAAAGCCATTGAGCCAATGAGGTAGCAAAAACCATCTCGTAAGATGGGTCTACAGCCCTGCCACCAAAGCCCAGACCATTTATGTATACATAATTGATCTGGACTGGAGAACTGGAGGAATAATATTAAAAATTGCTGGTGATATCAAACTGGGGGCTATAAAAAATTGTGACAAAAACTGTGTCAAAGATTGCAGGAGGACACAGATAAGCCAGCAGGGTGGACGGACCGGTGGCAGATGCGATTCCATATAGGAAAATGTTACATAATCCATTTTAGAAGTAGAAGAAGGAAATACCTCTTAATTGGATTAGAGGACAAGAGGGATTTTGTTGTGCTGATACACAGGTCATTAAAAGGTGACAGGGTAAATAGATAAGGTCACAAAAAGAAGGCAAACAGAATCTTTGGTTTTGTACTAGAGgggtagaatacaaaagcaaggagataatTTTGAACTTGTGCAAAACCTTAGTTAGGCTGCAATTAGAATATTGTGTGTAGTTGCAAAGACCCGACTGCAAGCATATGAAAGTAATGGAAGATGTGCAGCATAAATTCACTAGGATGGTACTAGAAATGTTGGTACACACATTACAAGATATTTCTGGGAGCTTACACCATAAACATCGCATGAAGATTAATGTCACCACGGATGGAAACCCTGGTGACCTGATTCAAAGTGTTGGAACGATGTTTGAATTCAAGCAAATGTTGATTATTCACAGCTACCCTGTATTGAGTTGGATCGCCAAGAATCAGCATCTAGAGAATTTAAAAATTAATCGATTTATTCCTTTCGAACATTATTATGTCTTGTTGAATATCCACAGTTATTGAATTCAATTCTAGTTACTACATTaaagaacaaacaaacttgcatttagatagcatctttcacatcctcaaaatGTCCCAAAATACTGCAGAGCCATTATGTAGACAAAATAATGGCTTTTAATAaaaaacagcatttaaaaaacaAGACACTGCCAAACTGGCACAACTTATAATCACCCACCACATACAAATGCTGGCCAGGGGGGGTGAGGGCTTGGCCCATTTCCAGGGTAATGGTGGAATCGGTGCCACATGCGGAAAATGGAGggacagggcccactggaggcctcctctccctccgatTGCTTACCCGAAACCTCAGTCTGAGCCAAGGCCTTCCACCCTGTGCCATTCCATTTTTCGGAGCCCGTGGCCCCTTCAACGTGACTCCTTTCTCTTCAGATACCTCAGGAGTGATCCTGCTACAGCAACACTTAGATTATTTCTGGGGAtactggtgggaatcctgccaaGAGCCTGCCATGAATACATAATAACTCCCAACCCGGGAAACTGGGCAGGGGTCGTGGCAGGGTTGGGCGAAAGTGGGACCAGGAAAATCCCCAGCATCATGGATCCCTGTCCTGAGTTTCAAATGATTTTGCTTAATTTAAGTTTATTTATCTGGCAATACTAATGGAAAACAATCTAGGTTATGAAGTTAGCACATTATCTATACACCTCTAGGACTGGGTTTGaattttacccaaacacacgagaTAAAAGAGGAAAATACCAGGAGTATTTCTCTTACTTCAAATCTTTCTCCTGGTTTGAATGGAAACCTTGGTGCAGCCCTTTCTTCTCTACCCCAAGCATCATGTATCCTGTTATTACGAACAATTACTTGATGACAGCCACCCTCCTTAAAACGAGCGCTGAAGTGAAAAGCAATATCCTTGTCACAGTACACATCAACGACAAACCTATGAAAATAAAATTATTTGGACAAAAGTAGTTATATATTACAGTTTTTTCTgttattatatagaatgtacagcacggaaacaggccattcggcccaactggtctatgccggtgtttatgttccacacgagcctcctcccacccctcttcatctaacccgatcagaatTATCTTCTGTTATTCTTCATTTGACAAGTTGAAAAACTAGCCCAAATTTTCTGATTGGTACTGAGTGTATGGGGTGCTGGAGTTTACAGTCACTGCCCTGGAAGGAGGATGCATCATGAACctactccccttcccttcccttctcctcaaccccctctccccccccccactacccctACATCATGGGCATCGAGCTCACCATAATTTCAGGGGTCAACTTCATTTAACAGTCTGGGGCAAGCTCCAGGCATCAGGAATGCCACTGATTGGAAGCTCACCCAGTGAAGGTAGGAAACAACATGCTGTGGCAAGATTTAAAGACCAGTCATCATTATTGGTTTTTGAGCAACCAAACACCTACTTTGCCAAAACAATGTGTACAAGGTCAGCTGCAGCACAGACAGCCCCCTGGCCCCCGCTCATCAGGCACCGCTGCAGGATGTCAGAGGAGAGAGGCCCTGTTTGGAATGGAGCAACATAGACCCCCAGGCTGAACTGCTCAGGGCCAATGGAAGGAGATGGCCAGGACAGTGAGTGCCAACTCCAATGCCCCACACACTCAGTGCCATTATAATTGCATTGTACTGAGTTATCAACCTTATTACTTCTGATGCATTTATATTACATATTATGTTATATTGTTGTTGAACTGAGTCCCAACTCTGCCAGCAGAAATTTGCCTCAAGGAGTTTTATTCTTCCCCCAGACCATCAGGATCAAAGCATTgatggcaaaaaaaaatctacttctGTGATACTTGATGTTGTAAacggccgtttctcaggctctcaACCTACTCATACAAGCCAGCAATTCCCCAGATCCCAGACAAGTTCCATGTCCATGAGTAGAAATTCTGATCGGCCAAGCTTACTCATATCAATGCTCAACACACTCATACCAAATTCTtatgtatgcttttttttttaacacaagaTGTTATCCTGGctaaaataaactttaaaataGCACAGACAAGAATGCAATACGAATGTGTTAAGCACGTTATGTGAATTTTGCCGGTCAGAAATTCTACCCGACGATTGCTACTTGCAAGCAACTGTGTAATGTTGCACATGGGCAGTCGTTTTCCCAGCTGGCCTGACTCCAGAATCCATTTTGCAagttgattggggtgggggtgaaatTTATATAGGACCTTATTTCTATgcaacgtctcaaagcacttcacatataatgaattactttgaagtgcagccacttttGCATATGCCCATTTAATGAATGAACACATCTTTCACTCATGAATGCTAAACTGATTATATTGATTACATTTCTAAGGTGGAGCAAAAATAGTGTAACAGACCTTGCCAAAAGTTATAAAATCACAGTTCACATTTcagcaataaaaataaaattagtgTCCATTAAAAAAGTGAAAACTGGACAACTGAATAGAAAATGCTGGTGGTCTCAGCCAAAGGTTTAACCCATTTTTCTTTGCTAACTAACCTGCTGTGCATTATGTTTTTGTTTAAGTAACTAAGCAGAATCCCATGTCAATTAACCCaagccattatttttaagaaataATGCAGTGCTTCAATTTCCTTTTTCATTGAGGTATCTTCCAGATCCGACCCAGAAACTGATCATGCTTTAATACAATGAGATGGCTTTTCACTCAAAGTGCAAATTCTGCATTAAAAGTCCTTTAGTTTGCAGATCTGCAGACAGTGACACCACAAAACCTAGGACATgggtaaaaaaaaactattactaGAATGCAATGTAAAATCTACAAATTTGCAAAGgactttgtgagagagagtgtgtgtgtgtgtgtgtgtgggtggaggcggggggggggggggtggagataaaGAGAGTTTGTACCTCCGATCAAAGCAATGCAAAAACTTTGATTTCCCTACCCTTATTAAGGAGAACCAGAGAAAACGCATATGTGTGGACAAGATTAGGTTCAGGTATGATGACCCCCATGATAAAATAGTTTGTTAATACAcattgtctaggctcatacatgaagaatgggcatttgAGTAACATCATTGGCACCCAAGGAAAGGTAATTCACCAATAGTCAGTCCCTGCAGCAGAtggatgaaataaaaacaaaactaaTTTCAAATTAGGGCTCTTGCAGACAGAGGAATGAGCCATTCTGAGCCAAGGATGATCATATTAAGGGGCTTAGCCACAAGGAGAATACTGCCTATCATTGAGACTAGGACGCTAAATTTCTATGTGGTGGATTGCATCACATTTACAACAATGGAGAAAGAGTTGCTCCCGCCGATGGTCTGCAGACATATTTACATGAGCATTTTCTCAGTCTGTTCATTTGCATATCTACTGGAGTAGTGATTCGCGTAAATCCCACGTAAAATGGGAGGAATGTACTGGGGTGCATTGACATttgagtgcagcctttaaaaggcCAGTTTTGgttgaagattgcagcagcaggtggaggagcagcagttaAGTAAGGAAAAGTACTTGGATCACTTAGTTGACTGTCAGTTAACTCGGCCGCATGTCTCATTATTGTTTTTGTGCCACTTTTCAAGAATGTCTAGCACAGgagcagctggcacaggcagccAAACAAGGAACCAGGGCGTGGCACAGAGGTAGCAAAGAAGAGGCCACAATTTCTTGGAAACAGACCCTGAACCCCTCCTGGATGTAACTAAGTTCAGGAGACACAGACTGCTGGGTGTCTATGGCAGGAGACCTCCGAAAATGTAACTCATGCCATGTAGAGGGAGGTatcactggcactgagtgccaactctctcacccccaggactgcagaCCTGTGCCACATAAAATTCAATGTCCTAACCAGGGACGGTAAGTTAACACACCTGTCACTCTGTGTTTTCTTCTTTGGGCACCAGCACACCCTTCAGCCTCAAAGTAACAACTGTACAACTAACCCATCACAATTCACTCTGGTTAAGCAGGGCCCTAATTTAGGATCTTATAGTATGGCtacccatccctcctcccccccactcccccggccCAACACCAATTACTTGcatgcacaaccttaaaattccTTCCTCCACTTTAAGAGAATGATACCACCACATCTCTTACTTTAGCTCTCCCATGCCACTTGGTACACATTCAAATGTTAGCATTCACCCAATGTACTCATTCTTGTTGCAGGAGGAAATGGTGCACAATGTCAGAGAGGCAGGTCACCAGAAGGGGCATCCCCAACGTGAAGCATCTCACAGCCTACAAGGAGGTGGGCACGGAGCTCATGGGAGGCATTTTGCTCTTGCCATTGGAGATGGTGAGGTCAGAGGAATATTGCCTCCACTATTACCACACAGCCACTAGCTTTCATCCCCTGAATCACAAGCACGCAATACTCATTCATTCTTAGCTTGTACCCTCCTTTCCTGGTGATCCTCCACAgcaacggggggtggggggttggcaaCACAGGATGAAGGGCAGCAGGGCATAAATTTCTTCTTTGTTGACTATGACGATCATGATGATAAGGAACAGGATGAAGAGGACCAAGCTACATAGGAGTCCCTGGAGCATGATTCTGTCTCATTTTCCCTTGCCCCAACTTCTTAATGTCATCCTCTGTGTCAGCTGCTTTCTCATTCCCACGCACTAGCTCAGACACTTTcacttgtgggggggaggggggaggggaattagCACAGCGAGGAtatggcactgggtgattcatagAGCATGAGGGAGTTGGAGGAGTGGCAAATGGGCACAGATATGCCACCTTCCCAGCAGAGGAGAAAACTGCCCGCAGCTTTGGAGTTAAGGAACTCCGAACTCACGGGTGCTCGCCTGAAAAGAAAGATGTTTGAGGAATATCGTACCTACGTGCACGCTTTGAGGTCAATCTCCAAGGATGTGCAGCAACTGACAGCTGTCACTCTCGAGTCTACAGCTCTCATTTCCGGCAGCATTAGAAAAGCTTTTCCTTTGTTGCAGATATCAATCGATGTGGCAGCGTCATTGGAATTGGATTAAACCCCCACCTGAGAAGTGGCTAGGGATCAGTCGGTGTCTCCATCTCCATGGAAGTACAGACTGCAACTCTGGAAGCAACAGAGCTGCGGTCTGTGCTGGCTTCCAGACATTAGCTGCTGCGTACTGGCTTCCAGACATTAGCTGCCGCGATGCATGCTACTGTCTCTCATAGCTTTCAGGATCTGTTAGTCGCCATTAGACTGTTCAGTGGGGACACAGATCCAGGGCTAGAAAGTCCAGGGTCCCTGGCAAAGTGTGGCAGAGTGAGACTCCCAGCTGCCTGCAGTTGCAGATACTGTTCCAAATTCCAGAGATGGGGTTATTTCCATGATAGGGTCAGGTGCATTGCACCAGTTGAAACACTTCAGTGCGGCTTGCCCCGATGGAGGCTCAGAATATTGGAGTGCTGCCATGTCACCACCCACGGAGAGATGGCCCAGGTAGGACCCAATGGAACGCAAGTCATTTTTCAATCTTCCGCTCTGCAGGGATCTATAAGAAACTTTATTGCAGGCAATCGATCCCTTCCAGGATTGAATGCCTTTGGCGGTCAAAGTTTTGGGGCCTTTTCTGGGGCCTCAAACCAGCTCTCAAGAGATCCACCCATGGCAGTCTCCACTGGAAAATGGTAGGACAGAAAACAGGGGCAGAATCCGGGTTCCACCGATTTTCCGATCCCAAACCTGGCGATCCATCCCAATTCTATCCAGGGCCTAACTGGAACTTCAGGTCTGTGTTCAAGAATGGTCATGTGGTTGAAGAACCAGAGGACCACAACATCAATGCAAGTGCATTGCAGCAAAAATGGTCACCTTCAAGGGAAGAGTCAGGAAAGAAAATaggattataagaacataagaaataggagcaggagtaggccacatggcccctcgagcctgctccgccattcaataagatcatggctgatcttctacctctttccactttcccacccgatccccatatcctttgatacccttggtgtcaaaaatctattgatctcagtcttgaatatactcaatgactgagcatccacagccctctggggtagagaattccaaagattcataaccctctgagtaaagaaatttttcctcatctcggtcctaaatggccgaccccttatcttgagactatggccccctaattctagactctccagccaggggaaacatctcagcacccaccctgtcaagccctgtaagaattttatacgtttcaaagagatcacctctcagtcttctaatctccagagaatttgggcccattctactcaatctctcctcataggataactctctcattccaggaatcaatctagtgagcctttgttgcaccccctctaaggcaagtatatccttccttagataaggagaccaaaactgtacagagtactccaggtgtggtcgcaccagagccttatataattgcagcaagagctccttacttttatactccaacccccttgcaataaaggctaacataccatttgcttgctgtacctgcatgttaactttctgtgattcatatacaaggacacctaaatccctctgaataccaacatctaCTAGtccctcaccttttaaaaaatattctgcttttctattcttcctaccaaagtggataatttcacatttccccacattatactccatctgccatcttttcGTCCACTCATTTAACCCATCTATTTCCCTTTATATAGCCTTCATGTTCTTTAATACTATGTGGACAGGAAACAATTGACCAATATCCTTGCACAAGTTGGGAGTGTATATGAATGGTGCCACATTCAATAAATTTTATAATAAAAAGGTTTCATCCACATCAAAATTTACCCGTCAACATTCATTTTGACAGTCCCCATGATCCTGATCATTTTCTGTGGAATCCATCCCCCTGGGAGAGCAATTTCATAAGGTACTGGCTGTAAATACCAAACAAAAACAAAGACAAAGGTTAAAGGTTATGAATAGGTAGTGTAAACATTTACCAATAGCTGTGCCATTAATATTCCATTTACACTGCAGAACCACTTGCAGTGAAAACCGTTTCGGTCTGCCAAATTCATCTTGTTTATACTCCAGGATAGATTCAGACACCAACAACAAAAGACAATGCATCTTGGTGCTCTTATCAACTTGGCTTCTCACTTTACTTTATATTGAAGGAGGGTGCATACACACCGGCTAGGTTTTTTAAGAAGTTGCACAGGAGAGCCACACAAGTGGTCCAAGTGTGCCACTCATCCAGAATAAAATGGTAATTCCAATGGCAAGCAgaattcctctcctccccctccagcaAGACACTGACTCGTCCCTAGTGTATTGCTTCTATCGTGGTCATCCTCTAGTACCACACCCATGTGACCATTATTCATACGTAAGCCCTGATAGTCAGAGGGCTATTCAAGCAAAGGAGGGCATCGTACAGCACAGATTGACACTTCCAACACGAGAGAGGtctagtggaaatagtcccatctCAAGTTGcttctcataactatagtttccattCCTGGCGTAATCCTGGGTGAATCTATGCATATTAATGGCTTtagtatcctttctataattggataaccaaaactacacacagtactctaaatgtggtctaatcaatgttttatatcATTACTTATGTAATCTTGTACTCTAGGCCCTTATTTATAAAACACAAAATTCTACTgatcttttttatggctttatctacttcCACTTTtggggaattatgtatttgaacccctagTTCTCTGTTTTTCCTTCAGCATTTTTCCATTGTGTATACTCCCAtttcttgtttttcctcccaaaatgtattacctttcACTTATTCATAATAGCTTGTATCAACcttctgtctgcccattccacaaaTCTGTCTGCCTTCCTGAGGTTTTAATCCACAGTCCatctcactgtttgccaaaccccTTACTTTTGTGGTGTCAGCAAATTTCTAGACTGTATAAATTAATTTATATATACACACGCTGAAAACAAGAAAGAGTTGACCCAGCACTGACCTGGGTACATCACTTACAACCCTGCTCCTATTCCCGCAACATCCTTCTATCCTAACTTTGCTTCTGTAAGCCAACTTTCTGTCTATGCTGCTATATAGCTGAATTCTTGTAACAAGCCTCATGACCTCATAGCCTCTGCTGCTACCTCCCCTTCCTTTACCTCCTCCTCGCTCCCGACCGCCCCCCAGTCTCTGACCCACTTTACTCCTATCCCTATCACTCTCATTCTGCACTTTCTCTGCCATctccctccttgacctctccaaGTTAATCTCTGTCACAAGTCTCATCTCCTCTTCCCTCAACTCCCTCCCCATTCAAGTACCACTCCTGACCAACATGCTCACCAACATTATTACTGGCTCCCTTTCCCTTTCAAAATTGCTATCAAAAAGCCCACCTCCATCTCTCCAACTACTACCCAATATCTAAATTGCCTTTCCTCCCACTGTAAGGTCCTCAAATATGTTGTCACCTCTCACCTCGACAATCAACTCTTCCAAAACTTTCTGTTCAAAATCCTTTAGTCCAGCTTCAACCATATAGCAATAAGATGGCCTGGCCAAAGACATGGATGACATCCTCAGAGACTGTGATCATGACTTTTTCTAGAAACCCCCTCACAGCATTTTATACAGCAACCATGCCACCCTCCTCTACTACCTCTCCTCAGCTGTTCAGTTCCACAGGATTTCTCCCATTATGGTTCCACTCCTACTTCTCTAATGACTTATTTTTCTGTCTCTGTACTGTCACCTCAAATCCCCCAAGGGtctacccttggccccctcctcttccttatcaacatgctgcccctcaggcaCAGGGTAAGCTttcatatgtatgctgatgacatccaggCTTTACCTGACCTCAGAACCACCTTTGTGGACaagtcaaaatttcctccaacctgAAGCTTTTGATTCAGCCCCTGCTAGCTCGTCATTGACTCCATTACACCTTGCCACGACCACtcgctcaggctgaaccagaccatgcaAAGCCGTGACATTCTATTCAACCCAAAAATACATgccatccatcaccaa
The nucleotide sequence above comes from Heptranchias perlo isolate sHepPer1 chromosome 10, sHepPer1.hap1, whole genome shotgun sequence. Encoded proteins:
- the lgals3b gene encoding galectin-3b yields the protein MDELSLEDALGPDPSSAAKLNSGSTNPQPAWPAPQPGWPAPQPGWPAPQSEWPAPQSGWPAPQPGPYGPPGQAGPYGPPGQAGPYGPPGQAGPYGPPGQAGPYGPPGQAGPVPPMPAPFGSPGVPNQPVPPGGAVLPVPYEIALPGGWIPQKMIRIMGTVKMNVDGFVVDVYCDKDIAFHFSARFKEGGCHQVIVRNNRIHDAWGREERAAPRFPFKPGERFEMLILGDPTQYRVAVNNQHLLEFKHRSNTLNQVTRVSIRGDINLHAMFMV